One Phaseolus vulgaris cultivar G19833 chromosome 2, P. vulgaris v2.0, whole genome shotgun sequence DNA window includes the following coding sequences:
- the LOC137811378 gene encoding homeobox protein HD1 isoform X2, producing the protein MQEPSLGIMGGLGGEVSADHHRQLKAEIATHPLYEQLLAAHVACLRVATPIDQLPLIDAQLSHSHHLLRSYVSHHTHSLSPNDRQELDNFLAQYLIVLCTFKEQLQQHVRVHAVEAVMACRDIENTLQALTGVSLGEGTGATMSDDEDELQMDFSLDQSSAEGHDMMGFGPLLPTESERSLMERVRQELKIELKQGFKSRIEDVREEILRKRRAGKLPGDTTSVLKNWWQQHAKWPYPTEDDKAKLVEETGLQLKQINNWFINQRKRNWHSNSQSVTSLKSKRKRV; encoded by the exons ATGCAAGAACCAAGCCTGGGAATCATGGGTGGGTTAGGCGGCGAGGTCTCCGCCGATCACCACCGTCAACTGAAGGCGGAGATCGCCACTCATCCGCTGTACGAGCAGCTCCTCGCTGCACACGTGGCATGTCTCCGTGTGGCCACTCCCATCGACCAGCTTCCACTCATCGATGCTCAGCTATCTCACTCTCACCATCTTCTACGCTCTTATGTCTCTCACCATACCCACTCTCTCTCCCCCAATGACCGCCAAGAACTCGATAACTTCCTG GCACAGTATTTGATAGTTTTATGTACTTTCAAAGAACAGCTTCAGCAGCATGTCAGAGTCCACGCCGTCGAGGCTGTCATGGCCTGCCGTGATATAGAAAATACCTTACAAGCTCTCACAG gAGTGAGTTTGGGAGAAGGAACCGGTGCAACAATGTCAGATGACGAAGATGAGTTACAGATGGATTTTTCTTTGGATCAATCTAGCGCTGAAGGACATGACATGATGGGATTTGGTCCCTTACTTCCTACAGAATCTGAAAGGTCACTGATGGAGAGAGTTCGTCAGGAACTAAAGATTGAGCTGAAGCAG GGTTTCAAGTCAAGAATTGAAGATGTGCGGGAGGAAATATTAAGGAAACGTAGAGCTGGGAAATTACCAGGTGACACAACTTCGGTGTTAAAGAATTGGTGGCAGCAACATGCAAAGTGGCCTTACCCAACT GAAGATGACAAGGCAAAACTTGTGGAGGAGACAGGGTTGCAGCTGAAGCAAATTAATAATTGGTTCATCAATCAAAGAAAACGCAACTGGCACAGCAACTCTCAATCGGTTACCTCTTTGAAGTCCAAGCGCAAGAG AGTGTAG
- the LOC137811378 gene encoding homeobox protein HD1 isoform X1: MQEPSLGIMGGLGGEVSADHHRQLKAEIATHPLYEQLLAAHVACLRVATPIDQLPLIDAQLSHSHHLLRSYVSHHTHSLSPNDRQELDNFLAQYLIVLCTFKEQLQQHVRVHAVEAVMACRDIENTLQALTGVSLGEGTGATMSDDEDELQMDFSLDQSSAEGHDMMGFGPLLPTESERSLMERVRQELKIELKQGFKSRIEDVREEILRKRRAGKLPGDTTSVLKNWWQQHAKWPYPTEDDKAKLVEETGLQLKQINNWFINQRKRNWHSNSQSVTSLKSKRKRSSD, from the exons ATGCAAGAACCAAGCCTGGGAATCATGGGTGGGTTAGGCGGCGAGGTCTCCGCCGATCACCACCGTCAACTGAAGGCGGAGATCGCCACTCATCCGCTGTACGAGCAGCTCCTCGCTGCACACGTGGCATGTCTCCGTGTGGCCACTCCCATCGACCAGCTTCCACTCATCGATGCTCAGCTATCTCACTCTCACCATCTTCTACGCTCTTATGTCTCTCACCATACCCACTCTCTCTCCCCCAATGACCGCCAAGAACTCGATAACTTCCTG GCACAGTATTTGATAGTTTTATGTACTTTCAAAGAACAGCTTCAGCAGCATGTCAGAGTCCACGCCGTCGAGGCTGTCATGGCCTGCCGTGATATAGAAAATACCTTACAAGCTCTCACAG gAGTGAGTTTGGGAGAAGGAACCGGTGCAACAATGTCAGATGACGAAGATGAGTTACAGATGGATTTTTCTTTGGATCAATCTAGCGCTGAAGGACATGACATGATGGGATTTGGTCCCTTACTTCCTACAGAATCTGAAAGGTCACTGATGGAGAGAGTTCGTCAGGAACTAAAGATTGAGCTGAAGCAG GGTTTCAAGTCAAGAATTGAAGATGTGCGGGAGGAAATATTAAGGAAACGTAGAGCTGGGAAATTACCAGGTGACACAACTTCGGTGTTAAAGAATTGGTGGCAGCAACATGCAAAGTGGCCTTACCCAACT GAAGATGACAAGGCAAAACTTGTGGAGGAGACAGGGTTGCAGCTGAAGCAAATTAATAATTGGTTCATCAATCAAAGAAAACGCAACTGGCACAGCAACTCTCAATCGGTTACCTCTTTGAAGTCCAAGCGCAAGAG AAGCTCTGATTGA
- the LOC137811377 gene encoding phospholipase D beta 1-like, which translates to MAHLVYGETPSFGASHHGQAQQTISFPTTATSLKILLLHGNLEIWVNEARNLPNMDMFHKKTGEMVSMLSRRLGGKIEGVMSKTGTSDPYVTVSVADAVIARTFVIRNMENPVWTQRFNVPVAHLASEVHFVVKDSDIVGSQIIGAVGIPVEALCSGARVDGFFPIISTNGKPCKGGAMLSLSIQYTPVEKVPLYSHGVGAGPDYQGVPDTYFPLRKGGKVTLYQDAHVHEGCLPSLKVDGDVNYKHESCWHHIFDAISKAQRLVYIVGWSVYYNVSLIRDMGDGKAHTLGDLLKAKSREGVRVLLLVWDDPTSRSILGYNTVGHMKTHDEDTHQFFKHSSVQVLLCKRAGGKGHSFLKTQEAGTIYSHHQKTVIVDADADHNKRKIVAFIGGLDLCAGRYDTPNHSLFRTLQTTHKNDYYNNNFEGPITDCPRQPWHDLHSKVDGPAAYDILTNFEERWLKALKMHRLRTMKSSLDDSLLKIDRIDDIVGIDKVSCQNEDDQEIWHTQVFRSIDSNSVKGFPKQSQDAIRRNLVCGKNVLIDMSIHSAYVKAIRAAQKFIYIENQYFLGSSYNWDSYINLGANNLIPMEIALKIASKIKQHERFSVYIVIPMWPEGVPKSKLTQRILFWQFKTMQMMYETVYKALQETGLDNQYEPQDYLNFFCLGNREIPENEHVTKTTRENTPQALTKKNRRFMIYVHSKGMIVDDEYVLLGSANINQRSMEGTRDTEIAMGAYQPNHTWAKKQSKPRGQVYGYRMSLWSEHIGSVEACFEEPERLECVRRIKSLSESNWRQYAADEVTEMKSHLLKYPLEVDSKGKVKPLSGCETFPDVGGNISGSFKGPQENLTI; encoded by the exons ATGGCTCATTTGGTTTACGGTGAAACTCCATCTTTTGGAGCTTCACACCATGGACAGGCTCAGCAAACTATTTCGTTTCCAACCACTGCAACTTCCTTAAAGATTCTGCTCTTACATGGCAACTTGGAAATATGGGTCAACGAGGCCAGAAACCTTCCCAACATGGACATGTTTCACAAGAAAACGGGAGAAATGGTTTCCATGTTGTCCCGAAGACTTGGCGGCAAAATCGAAGGCGTCATGTCCAAAACTGGAACCAGTGATCCCTATGTTACAGTGTCTGTGGCGGATGCTGTGATTGCCAGAACTTTTGTCATCAGAAACATGGAGAACCCCGTTTGGACGCAGCGTTTCAATGTCCCCGTTGCCCACCTTGCTTCTGAAGTCCACTTCGTTGTAAAGGACAGTGATATCGTGGGTTCCCAGATTATTGGAGCAGTGGGTATTCCAGTGGAAGCGTTATGTAGTGGCGCAAGAGTTGATGGCTTTTTCCCCATCATTAGTACTAATGGAAAACCATGTAAAGGTGGAGCAATGTTGAGTTTATCCATTCAGTACACCCCTGTTGAAAAGGTGCCTCTTTATAGCCATGGAGTAGGTGCTGGTCCTGATTATCAAGGGGTACCTGACACATACTTTCCCCTTAGGAAAGGTGGAAAAGTTACACTTTATCAAGATGCTCATGTTCATGAAGGGTGCCTTCCCAGTTTGAAGGTGGATGGGGATGTGAATTATAAGCATGAAAGTTGTTGGCACCACATCTTTGATGCAATAAGTAAGGCTCAACGATTGGTTTACATTGTTGGGTGGTCTGTGTACTACAATGTTAGTCTCATTCGGGATATGGGTGATGGAAAGGCTCACACTTTAGGTGACCTTCTCAAAGCTAAATCACGGGAAGGTGTGAGAGTGTTGCTCCTTGTGTGGGATGATCCCACTTCTAGAAGCATTCTTGGATACAATACG GTTGGACATATGAAAACCCACGATGAGGACACTCACCAGTTTTTCAAGCACTCTTCGGTACAGGTGCTTCTGTGCAAACGAGCTGGTGGAAAGGGACATAGCTTTCTCAAAACGCAG GAAGCTGGAACAATCTATAGCCATCATCAGAAGACAGTGATTGTAGATGCTGACGCAGATCACAATAAAAGAAAGATAGTAGCTTTCATCGGAGGTCTTGATTTATGTGCGGGTCGATATGATACCCCAAACCATTCCCTTTTTAGGACTTTGCAGACAACACACAAAAAtgactattataataataactttGAG GGACCTATCACTGACTGTCCAAGACAACCGTGGCATGATTTGCATTCCAAAGTTGATGGTCCAGCAGCATATGACATCCTCACCAATTTCGAGGAGCGTTGGTTGAAGGCTTTAAAAATGCATAGATTGCGAACGATGAAAAGTTCGCTTGATGATTCATTGCTTAAAATTGATAGAATCGATGACATTGTTGGCATTGATAAAGTTTCCTGCCAAAATGAAGATGACCAGGAGATTTGGCATACCCAG GTCTTCCGATCAATTGATTCCAATTCTGTGAAAGGATTTCCAAAGCAATCACAAGATGCTATAAGAAGG AACTTGGTTTGTGGAAAGAATGTGCTAATAGACATGAGCATACATTCAGCTTATGTCAAGGCAATTCGAGCAGCCCAAAAGTTCATCTATATTGAGAACCAATACTTTCTTGGCTCATCATATAATTGGGATTCTTACATAAACCTTG GTGCAAACAACTTAATTCCAATGGAAATTGCATTGAAAATAGCCAGCAAAATCAAACAGCATGAGAGATTCTCTGTGTATATTGTCATTCCTATGTGGCCTGAAGGAGTGCCTAAAAGTAAATTGACTCAGCGGATTCTCTTTTGGCAG TTCAAAACCATGCAAATGATGTATGAAACGGTTTACAAGGCCTTACAGGAGACTGGGCTTGACAATCAGTATGAGCCACAGGACTACTTGAATTTCTTTTGCCTTGGTAATCGTGAGATCCCTGAAAACGAACATGTTACAAAAACTACTAGAGAAAACACACCTCAG GCACTCACTAAAAAGAACCGAAGATTCATGATTTATGTTCATTCAAAAGGAATGATAGTGGATGATGAATATGTGTTACTGGGGTCTGCAAACATTAACCAGAGATCCATGGAAGGCACTAGAGATACAGAGATAGCAATGGGAGCATATCAGCCTAATCATACTTGGGCAAAGAAGCAATCTAAACCTCGTGGACAG GTGTATGGTTATAGAATGTCACTGTGGAGCGAACATATAGGAAGTGTGGAAGCATGTTTTGAGGAACCAGAGAGGCTTGAGTGTGTAAGGCGGATAAAGTCATTGAGTGAGTCTAACTGGAGACAGTATGCAGCAGATGAGGTAACTGAAATGAAAAGCCATTTATTAAAATATCCTCTTGAAGTTGATTCAAAGGGCAAGGTGAAGCCTCTTTCTGGCTGTGAGACATTCCCAGATGTTGGTGGGAACATAAGTGGCAGTTTCAAAGGACCCCAAGAAAATCTCACCATCTGA
- the LOC137811380 gene encoding bifunctional dTDP-4-dehydrorhamnose 3,5-epimerase/dTDP-4-dehydrorhamnose reductase-like produces the protein MGAEADGGEKQLKFLIYGRTGWIGGFLGKLCEERGIQYEYGSGRLENRLSLEADITAVKPSHVFNAAGVTGRPNVDWCESHKAETIRTNVVGTLTLADVCRQNNLILINYATGCIFEYDSSHTLGSGHGFKEDDTPNFTGSFYSKTKAMVEDLLENYDNVCTLRVRMPISSDLTNPRNFITKITRYDKVVDIPNSMSILDELLPISLEMAKRNLTGIWNFTNPGVVSHNEILEMYRDYVDPSFRWKNFTLEEQAKVIVAPRSNNELDASKLKKEFPHLLSIKDSLLKYVFHPNHHNPALLQPS, from the exons atgGGTGCAGAAGCAGATGGCGGCGAGAAGCAACTGAAATTTCTGATCTACGGCCGAACCGGTTGGATTGGTGGTTTCCTGGGTAAGCTGTGCGAAGAGCGAGGGATCCAATATGAGTACGGAAGCGGGAGATTGGAGAACCGGTTGTCCTTGGAGGCGGACATAACGGCGGTGAAGCCCAGCCACGTGTTCAACGCCGCCGGAGTGACCGGTAGGCCGAACGTGGACTGGTGCGAATCTCACAAGGCTGAAACCATCCGCACCAACGTGGTGGGCACTCTCACCCTGGCCGACGTCTGCCGTCAAAACAACCTCATTCTGATAAACTATGCCACCGGCTGCATCTTCGAGTACGACTCCTCCCACACCCTGGGATCCGGCCACGGCTTCAAGGAAGACGACACTCCCAACTTCACCGGATCCTTCTACTCCAAGACCAAGGCCATG GTGGAGGATCTGCTTGAGAACTACGACAACGTGTGCACGTTGCGTGTGAGGATGCCCATTTCCTCGGATTTGACGAACCCCCGCAACTTCATCACCAAGATCACTCGATACGACAAGGTTGTCGACATTCCGAACTCCATGAGCATACTGGACGAGCTCCTCCCGATCTCGCTGGAGATGGCGAAGAGGAATCTGACTGGGATCTGGAATTTCACGAACCCCGGCGTGGTAAGCCACAACGAGATTCTGGAGATGTACAGGGATTACGTGGATCCCAGCTTCAGGTGGAAGAACTTCACCCTGGAGGAGCAGGCTAAGGTGATTGTTGCTCCCAGAAGCAACAACGAGCTTGATGCCTCTAAGTTGAAGAAGGAGTTTCCTCACCTTCTTTCCATCAAGGACTCTCTTCTTAAGTACGTCTTTCACCCCAATCACCATAACCCTGCACTCCTTCAACCTTCTTAG